The genomic interval TCGATGCCGCGCTCCGCTCCCCCGGCCGCTGCCAGGGCGTCCTCCACCCGCGCCCCGGCGGGCAGCCGCAGCACCCCCGGGCGGCGCACCTTGCCGCTGACGTCGACGACGATGCGGGCGTCGGGCGCCGGTGCGGTCGCCGCCGGCTCTGTGGTGCCCGGCGGCGGGTCCGGCTCGGCCAGGCCCTCCTGTGCCGCGCCGGCCACGCCGTGTGCAACGACCTCCGGAGCCGCGACGGACTGTGGCCGGCCGCTCCAGAAGTGCTGGGCGGCGAAGAGGGCGGCCACCACGAGCACGACCACCAGGGCGGCGAGCGTGCGCCGTTCCAGACCGCAGCGGAGCCGGAACCACAGGGGCAGCCGCTCCCGCGTCGCCGCCCAGCGCCACCCTGACGCATCGGGCGGCGGCCCGGGCTCCTCGTCCAGGACGTCCAGGACCGCTCGGGAGGGCCCGGGGTCCTCGTCCAGGACGGTTCGGGAGGGCCCGGGGTCCTCGTCCAGGACCGCTCGGGAGGACCCGGGGTCCTCGTCCGGCGCGGGCTCGGCCGAGCGCCGCCGCCGGGCGGCAGTCGGCAGCGATGCGGCATTCCTCTCGTCCAGGGCAGCGCGGGACGAGAGGCTGCC from Streptomyces zhihengii carries:
- a CDS encoding ComEA family DNA-binding protein; the protein is MGAASVTGPGAGTGLDTRAASGAGPRGLGAAARGGSLSSRAALDERNAASLPTAARRRRSAEPAPDEDPGSSRAVLDEDPGPSRTVLDEDPGPSRAVLDVLDEEPGPPPDASGWRWAATRERLPLWFRLRCGLERRTLAALVVVLVVAALFAAQHFWSGRPQSVAAPEVVAHGVAGAAQEGLAEPDPPPGTTEPAATAPAPDARIVVDVSGKVRRPGVLRLPAGARVEDALAAAGGAERGIDLTGLNRARVLTDGEHVVVGVPGAVSAAGGPAPGSPASAGAPAAPISLNSSTAEQLETLPGVGPVLAQHIVDHRTRVGGFRSVDELREVNGIGDRRFADLRNRVRP